A stretch of the Coprobacillus cateniformis genome encodes the following:
- a CDS encoding RidA family protein: MKEAVKTDKAPGAIGPYSQGIDMGNMIFFSGQIPLNPTTGEMPVGIEAQTRQSLDNVKGLLESQGLDFSNVVKTTVFLDNMDDFVTVNGIYAEYFVEPYPARSAVEVAKLPKGALIEVEVIAVKS, translated from the coding sequence ATGAAAGAAGCCGTAAAAACAGATAAAGCACCAGGTGCTATTGGACCATATAGTCAAGGTATTGATATGGGAAATATGATTTTCTTTTCTGGGCAAATCCCTTTAAATCCAACAACTGGAGAAATGCCTGTAGGAATTGAAGCACAAACAAGACAATCATTGGATAATGTCAAAGGATTATTAGAAAGTCAAGGTTTGGATTTTTCTAATGTTGTGAAAACAACTGTTTTCTTAGATAATATGGATGATTTTGTAACTGTAAATGGAATTTATGCTGAATATTTTGTGGAACCATATCCTGCAAGAAGTGCTGTAGAGGTTGCTAAACTTCCAAAAGGAGCTCTTATTGAAGTTGAAGTTATCGCAGTTAAGTCATAG
- a CDS encoding MurR/RpiR family transcriptional regulator — protein sequence MLDEMVNSHYDQLNENDLYIWQYIYHHKSDCQKMSIQELARTCNVSHTSIIRFCKKIGLDGYSELKIHLKWSMKKQFDFDSQIMHKVADELKETLDIMENKDLDQVLKLIDEARRIYIYSTGEVQFHAAQEFNREFAYRHKIMHVIEGRSELDTVLNNASKDDLFILISLSGDNETIVTLSKVLEKMHISTIGIAMDNQNLLSLHVDEFIGFKTSYFHTGFQDKSYCCTGHFFLIVNMLFLRYLEYCSLKGE from the coding sequence ATGTTAGATGAGATGGTAAATAGTCATTATGATCAATTGAACGAAAATGACTTATATATTTGGCAATATATTTATCATCATAAAAGTGATTGCCAAAAAATGTCTATTCAAGAACTTGCTCGAACATGTAATGTTTCTCATACAAGTATTATTCGTTTCTGTAAAAAGATAGGTTTAGATGGATATAGTGAATTAAAGATTCATTTGAAATGGAGTATGAAAAAACAATTTGATTTTGATAGTCAAATTATGCATAAAGTTGCTGATGAATTAAAAGAAACACTGGATATTATGGAGAATAAGGATTTGGATCAAGTTCTTAAACTGATTGATGAAGCACGACGTATTTATATTTATAGTACGGGTGAAGTGCAATTTCATGCTGCCCAGGAATTTAATCGTGAATTTGCTTATCGTCATAAAATTATGCATGTTATTGAAGGAAGAAGTGAACTTGATACAGTACTAAATAATGCTTCAAAAGATGACTTGTTTATTTTAATTTCTTTATCAGGAGATAATGAAACAATTGTCACCTTGTCAAAAGTATTAGAAAAAATGCATATCTCAACTATTGGAATTGCAATGGACAATCAAAATCTTTTATCTTTGCATGTAGATGAATTTATTGGATTTAAGACAAGTTATTTTCATACTGGATTTCAAGATAAAAGCTATTGTTGTACTGGGCACTTTTTCTTGATTGTGAATATGTTATTTTTACGATATTTAGAGTATTGTTCTCTTAAGGGGGAATAA
- a CDS encoding MurR/RpiR family transcriptional regulator, translating into MRLEELINKNYNRLNENDLYIWQYISAHRKECEKLSIDDLANHCHVSRTTILRFSQRLGLKGYTELKVYLRIDNQTYQHKQTGLELVYQTYHNFMDKIKEKDITHVIEIIDQAENAYVYGSGSIQNNVAAEIKRSFLEVGKLFFTIRSMNETYAFEEMMTSRDMIIMVSYSGENKQIIEFAKKLKAKSVPIIAITATQDNTLSHIANESFYVEVPNLLNPLGPRHEGLVNYFILIDFILVKYLDYHERKMTSDVR; encoded by the coding sequence ATGCGCTTAGAAGAGTTAATTAATAAAAATTATAATCGCTTAAATGAGAATGATCTCTATATCTGGCAATACATTAGTGCTCATCGTAAAGAATGTGAAAAATTATCCATTGATGACTTAGCTAATCATTGTCATGTTTCTAGAACAACAATCTTACGTTTTTCACAAAGACTTGGGTTAAAAGGATATACTGAGCTTAAGGTTTATCTACGTATTGATAATCAAACATATCAGCATAAGCAGACAGGGCTAGAATTGGTTTATCAGACATATCACAATTTTATGGATAAAATTAAAGAGAAAGATATCACCCATGTTATTGAAATTATTGATCAGGCAGAAAATGCATATGTTTATGGAAGTGGGAGTATTCAAAATAATGTTGCTGCAGAAATTAAGAGATCATTTTTAGAAGTTGGAAAACTCTTTTTTACAATTCGTTCTATGAATGAGACTTATGCATTTGAAGAAATGATGACAAGCCGTGATATGATTATCATGGTTTCATATTCTGGAGAAAACAAACAAATTATAGAATTTGCTAAAAAACTCAAAGCAAAAAGTGTTCCTATTATTGCGATTACTGCAACTCAAGATAATACATTATCACATATTGCAAATGAATCATTTTATGTTGAAGTTCCTAATTTATTAAATCCTTTAGGACCAAGACATGAAGGTTTAGTTAATTATTTTATTTTAATAGATTTTATACTTGTAAAGTATTTAGATTATCATGAAAGGAAGATGACAAGTGATGTTAGATGA
- a CDS encoding ROK family protein, which yields MKYLSIDAGGTFIKYAWLDEKANILSQGKKPTPRTTKEDFLAVIKEIWGHESDEKGGICLSLPGTINTKTGFVHQGGSLTYHHQLNIKKYYEDELHTQVEVENDARCAALAEMTSGHMQGIQNGIVLTFGTGVGGCFIINGDIYKGTHLLSGEVSMLICKDLKTYGHDAVFGNIAGIPGFVKRVCDMKGIEPSDGKTVFEWIEQGDQKAVEMFEKYCYDVVIQLMNLQLIIDPQRVCLGGGVSENPIFVSGIQRALQNFYDSLPYPIPPLEIISCAHHNDANLIGAYYHFQKQHSKARS from the coding sequence ATGAAGTATTTAAGTATAGATGCAGGTGGAACCTTTATTAAATATGCATGGTTAGATGAAAAAGCTAATATATTATCACAAGGGAAAAAACCAACACCACGGACAACGAAAGAAGATTTTCTAGCAGTCATTAAGGAAATATGGGGTCATGAAAGTGATGAAAAAGGTGGTATCTGTTTATCGTTACCAGGAACAATCAATACCAAAACAGGTTTCGTACATCAGGGTGGTTCTTTGACTTATCATCATCAGTTAAATATTAAAAAGTATTATGAAGATGAATTGCATACTCAAGTGGAAGTTGAAAATGATGCCAGATGTGCAGCCCTTGCTGAAATGACAAGTGGACATATGCAAGGTATTCAAAATGGAATTGTCTTAACATTTGGAACAGGTGTTGGTGGATGTTTTATTATCAATGGTGATATTTATAAAGGAACACATTTACTTTCTGGAGAAGTATCGATGTTAATATGTAAAGATTTAAAAACATATGGTCATGATGCAGTGTTTGGAAATATAGCGGGTATTCCTGGATTTGTGAAACGCGTTTGTGATATGAAAGGTATTGAACCAAGTGATGGGAAAACAGTTTTTGAATGGATTGAACAAGGTGATCAAAAAGCTGTCGAAATGTTTGAGAAGTACTGTTATGATGTCGTTATTCAATTAATGAATTTACAATTAATCATTGATCCACAGCGTGTCTGTTTAGGTGGTGGTGTGTCTGAAAATCCTATCTTTGTTAGTGGGATTCAAAGAGCTTTGCAAAATTTCTATGATTCATTACCATATCCAATTCCTCCTTTAGAAATAATCTCTTGTGCTCATCATAATGACGCTAATCTCATTGGTGCTTATTATCATTTTCAAAAACAACACTCAAAAGCAAGAAGCTGA
- a CDS encoding 6-phospho-beta-glucosidase, with amino-acid sequence MLKENFLWGGALAANQCEGAYNEDGKGLSIMDIITAGDKDHPRQMTMDIKEDCYYPNHEAIDFYHRYEEDTDLFAQMGFKCLRVSIAWSRIFPHGDEEEPNQKGLAFYDRLFETLHQKGIEPVVTISHYEMPLELVKKYGGWRNRKLIDFYVHYAKTLFERYQGVVKYWMTFNEINSTIHIPAIAGVIIKADEDEKSIAYQALHHQFVASAKAVRLAHSIDSQNQVGCMVMTTVGYPQTPHPLDVAAAQNYLRDGTLFFCDVHVRGHYPAYFKSYGVKINVTKEDQEILSQGCVDYIGFSYYSSQVVSRNNNGEETQGNIVKGLKNPYLKASEWGWQIDPQGLSFLMKELYERYEKPLFIVENGLGYDDQLTEDGCIHDDYRIDYLRQHLDMMKKTVEAEHIDLMGYTAWGPIDIVSAGTGEMKKRYGFIYVDKDNQGNGTLKRIKKDSYYWYQKVIATNGEDLS; translated from the coding sequence ATGTTAAAGGAAAATTTTTTATGGGGTGGAGCCTTAGCTGCCAATCAGTGTGAAGGCGCCTATAATGAAGACGGGAAAGGTCTTTCAATTATGGATATTATCACAGCTGGAGATAAAGATCATCCTCGTCAAATGACAATGGATATCAAGGAAGATTGTTATTATCCAAATCATGAAGCCATTGATTTTTATCATCGTTATGAAGAAGATACAGATTTATTTGCGCAAATGGGATTCAAATGTTTAAGGGTTTCGATTGCCTGGAGTCGTATTTTTCCTCATGGTGATGAAGAGGAACCAAATCAGAAAGGTTTAGCATTTTATGACCGTTTGTTTGAAACTCTTCATCAAAAAGGAATAGAACCAGTTGTGACCATTTCCCATTATGAAATGCCACTAGAGCTTGTTAAAAAATATGGTGGCTGGCGTAATCGGAAATTAATTGATTTTTATGTTCATTATGCCAAAACATTATTTGAACGTTATCAGGGTGTTGTGAAATATTGGATGACATTTAATGAAATCAATAGTACAATTCATATTCCTGCCATTGCTGGTGTGATTATTAAGGCAGATGAAGATGAAAAAAGTATTGCTTATCAGGCTTTGCATCATCAATTTGTTGCAAGTGCCAAGGCTGTTAGACTTGCACATTCTATTGATTCTCAAAACCAGGTGGGGTGTATGGTAATGACAACTGTGGGTTATCCGCAAACACCACATCCATTAGATGTTGCAGCTGCACAAAACTATTTACGAGATGGGACATTGTTTTTCTGTGATGTCCATGTGCGTGGACATTATCCAGCTTATTTTAAGAGTTATGGTGTGAAGATTAATGTGACGAAAGAAGATCAGGAAATTTTGTCACAGGGATGTGTCGATTATATTGGGTTCTCTTACTATTCATCACAAGTTGTTTCACGTAATAATAATGGTGAAGAAACTCAGGGAAATATTGTCAAAGGCCTTAAAAATCCTTATTTAAAAGCCAGTGAATGGGGCTGGCAAATTGATCCTCAAGGTTTGTCTTTCTTAATGAAGGAACTGTATGAGCGTTATGAAAAGCCATTATTTATTGTTGAAAATGGTCTAGGATATGATGATCAGTTAACAGAAGATGGATGTATTCATGATGATTATCGTATTGATTATTTACGTCAGCATTTAGATATGATGAAGAAAACAGTTGAAGCTGAACATATTGATTTGATGGGTTATACAGCGTGGGGACCTATCGATATTGTAAGTGCAGGAACTGGTGAGATGAAGAAACGTTATGGCTTTATCTATGTTGATAAAGATAATCAGGGGAATGGAACTTTAAAGCGTATCAAGAAAGATTCTTATTATTGGTATCAAAAAGTCATTGCAACGAATGGAGAAGATTTATCATGA
- a CDS encoding alpha/beta hydrolase gives MWIIIITILLFFVYIFVLTPYPFVWLLRFKKEEQTEKGPKNINEIKTGLIIKTNLPYPSAYPQSTFDFYYDPLTPVRHVIVWVHGGSFISGTSAGMKNFGPMLAKQGYAVCAMNYAYAPRYSFPVQIRQVDEMLCYAKTFMLENYQINLEGAFLGGDSAGANISACYATMDANETLASQSKVKLHNSLPIQGLLLFCGPYDFTEDLQKEEFRQLKTFLKYIGWSYLGHKSWMKRQEKVLASPLININSHFPPAYICDGKKFSFMWQGKKLVKVLEEKGIDVKSRFYDDMPHEFQFNFVKYPEESKQVFKESVAFLDRMTGKEKKEC, from the coding sequence ATGTGGATAATCATAATAACAATTTTATTATTCTTTGTTTATATCTTCGTATTGACACCTTATCCATTTGTCTGGCTCCTACGTTTTAAGAAAGAAGAACAAACAGAAAAGGGGCCAAAAAATATCAATGAAATCAAGACTGGGTTGATAATCAAGACCAACCTCCCTTATCCTTCTGCCTATCCCCAGTCTACCTTTGATTTCTATTATGATCCTCTGACACCTGTAAGACATGTGATTGTCTGGGTTCATGGGGGATCATTCATTTCTGGAACAAGTGCCGGTATGAAAAATTTTGGACCAATGTTAGCAAAACAAGGATATGCTGTATGTGCAATGAATTATGCTTATGCACCACGATATTCATTTCCAGTCCAAATTCGTCAAGTGGATGAAATGTTATGTTATGCAAAAACGTTTATGTTAGAGAACTATCAGATTAATTTAGAGGGTGCTTTTTTAGGTGGCGATTCAGCTGGAGCAAATATTTCAGCTTGTTATGCAACAATGGATGCCAATGAAACATTAGCAAGTCAAAGCAAAGTAAAACTTCATAATTCTTTACCTATTCAAGGATTGCTATTATTCTGTGGACCTTATGATTTCACAGAAGATTTACAAAAAGAAGAATTTAGACAGTTAAAAACATTTTTAAAATATATTGGGTGGTCATATCTTGGACATAAATCATGGATGAAAAGACAGGAAAAAGTTCTGGCATCACCACTTATCAATATTAACAGTCATTTTCCTCCAGCCTATATCTGTGATGGGAAAAAATTCTCATTTATGTGGCAAGGGAAAAAATTAGTCAAAGTTTTAGAAGAAAAGGGGATTGATGTGAAAAGTCGTTTTTATGATGATATGCCACATGAATTTCAATTCAATTTTGTCAAATATCCAGAAGAATCTAAGCAGGTTTTTAAAGAGAGTGTTGCTTTCTTGGATAGGATGACAGGAAAGGAAAAGAAAGAATGTTAA